In Mauremys reevesii isolate NIE-2019 linkage group 14, ASM1616193v1, whole genome shotgun sequence, a single window of DNA contains:
- the LOC120381788 gene encoding thialysine N-epsilon-acetyltransferase-like isoform X5 gives MECVLRPCKAEDCADVMRMIKELAEFEKLPDQVEISDRVLREDGFADDPFYRCLVAEVPPEHRSRDVPGKAGTSTWKTCTSCLSSEIGVENRCSQMKFVVLDWNRAAIDFYRGHGAVDLTAAEGWHFFHVEGDALKQLARGQLGQ, from the exons ATGGAGTGTGTGCTCCGGCCCTGCAAGGCTGAAGACTGCGCGGACGTCATGCGGATGATAAAG GAGCTGGCAGAGTTTGAGAAGCTCCCGGACCAGGTAGAAATCAGCGACCGAG TGCTCCGGGAAGACGGTTTCGCCGACGACCCTTTCTACAGATGCCTGGTGGCGGAGGTCCCGCCCGAGCACCGGAGTCGAGACG TACCTGGAAAGGCAGGAACATCTACATGGAAGACTTGTACGTCATGCCTGAGTTCAGAG ATCGGCGTGGAGAACAGATGCTCCCAGATGAAGTTTGTGGTGCTGGACTGGAATCGAGCGGCCATCGACTTCTACCGGGGCCACGGGGCGGTGGACCTCACGGCCGCGGAGGGCTGGCACTTCTTCCACGTCGAAGGAGATGCCCTGAAGCAGCTAGCGCGGGGGCAGCTGGGACAGTGA
- the LOC120381788 gene encoding thialysine N-epsilon-acetyltransferase-like isoform X2, producing MECVLRPCKAEDCADVMRMIKELAEFEKLPDQVEISDRVLREDGFADDPFYRCLVAEVPPEHRSRDGHTVVGYGLYFFTYSTWKGRNIYMEDLYVMPEFRDRRGEQMLPDEVCGAGLESSGHRLLPGPRGGGPHGRGGLALLPRRRRCPEAASAGAAGTVTWPPAPTPLPAPGREPRSPGSQAPLL from the exons ATGGAGTGTGTGCTCCGGCCCTGCAAGGCTGAAGACTGCGCGGACGTCATGCGGATGATAAAG GAGCTGGCAGAGTTTGAGAAGCTCCCGGACCAGGTAGAAATCAGCGACCGAG TGCTCCGGGAAGACGGTTTCGCCGACGACCCTTTCTACAGATGCCTGGTGGCGGAGGTCCCGCCCGAGCACCGGAGTCGAGACG GACACACCGTCGTGGGGTACGGCCTCTATTTCTTCACCTACAGTACCTGGAAAGGCAGGAACATCTACATGGAAGACTTGTACGTCATGCCTGAGTTCAGAG ATCGGCGTGGAGAACAGATGCTCCCAGATGAAGTTTGTGGTGCTGGACTGGAATCGAGCGGCCATCGACTTCTACCGGGGCCACGGGGCGGTGGACCTCACGGCCGCGGAGGGCTGGCACTTCTTCCACGTCGAAGGAGATGCCCTGAAGCAGCTAGCGCGGGGGCAGCTGGGACAGTGACGtggccaccagcccccactcccctcccagcaccggggagagaacccaggagtccgggatcccag gcccccctgctctga
- the LOC120381788 gene encoding thialysine N-epsilon-acetyltransferase-like isoform X1: MECVLRPCKAEDCADVMRMIKELAEFEKLPDQVEISDRVLREDGFADDPFYRCLVAEVPPEHRSRDGHTVVGYGLYFFTYSTWKGRNIYMEDLYVMPEFRDRRGEQMLPDEVCGAGLESSGHRLLPGPRGGGPHGRGGLALLPRRRRCPEAASAGAAGTVTWPPAPTPLPAPGREPRSPGSQAPLL, encoded by the exons ATGGAGTGTGTGCTCCGGCCCTGCAAGGCTGAAGACTGCGCGGACGTCATGCGGATGATAAAG GAGCTGGCAGAGTTTGAGAAGCTCCCGGACCAGGTAGAAATCAGCGACCGAG TGCTCCGGGAAGACGGTTTCGCCGACGACCCTTTCTACAGATGCCTGGTGGCGGAGGTCCCGCCCGAGCACCGGAGTCGAGACG GACACACCGTCGTGGGGTACGGCCTCTATTTCTTCACCTACAGTACCTGGAAAGGCAGGAACATCTACATGGAAGACTTGTACGTCATGCCTGAGTTCAGAG ATCGGCGTGGAGAACAGATGCTCCCAGATGAAGTTTGTGGTGCTGGACTGGAATCGAGCGGCCATCGACTTCTACCGGGGCCACGGGGCGGTGGACCTCACGGCCGCGGAGGGCTGGCACTTCTTCCACGTCGAAGGAGATGCCCTGAAGCAGCTAGCGCGGGGGCAGCTGGGACAGTGACGtggccaccagcccccactcccctcccagcaccggggagagaacccaggagtccgggatcccaggcccccctgctctga
- the LOC120381788 gene encoding thialysine N-epsilon-acetyltransferase-like isoform X3, protein MECVLRPCKAEDCADVMRMIKLAEFEKLPDQVEISDRVLREDGFADDPFYRCLVAEVPPEHRSRDGHTVVGYGLYFFTYSTWKGRNIYMEDLYVMPEFRDRRGEQMLPDEVCGAGLESSGHRLLPGPRGGGPHGRGGLALLPRRRRCPEAASAGAAGTVTWPPAPTPLPAPGREPRSPGSQAPLL, encoded by the exons ATGGAGTGTGTGCTCCGGCCCTGCAAGGCTGAAGACTGCGCGGACGTCATGCGGATGATAAAG CTGGCAGAGTTTGAGAAGCTCCCGGACCAGGTAGAAATCAGCGACCGAG TGCTCCGGGAAGACGGTTTCGCCGACGACCCTTTCTACAGATGCCTGGTGGCGGAGGTCCCGCCCGAGCACCGGAGTCGAGACG GACACACCGTCGTGGGGTACGGCCTCTATTTCTTCACCTACAGTACCTGGAAAGGCAGGAACATCTACATGGAAGACTTGTACGTCATGCCTGAGTTCAGAG ATCGGCGTGGAGAACAGATGCTCCCAGATGAAGTTTGTGGTGCTGGACTGGAATCGAGCGGCCATCGACTTCTACCGGGGCCACGGGGCGGTGGACCTCACGGCCGCGGAGGGCTGGCACTTCTTCCACGTCGAAGGAGATGCCCTGAAGCAGCTAGCGCGGGGGCAGCTGGGACAGTGACGtggccaccagcccccactcccctcccagcaccggggagagaacccaggagtccgggatcccaggcccccctgctctga
- the CHRNB1 gene encoding acetylcholine receptor subunit beta isoform X2, which produces MAWAPPVLVILWLLPAVVAGGLETEERLLEKLFENYNPNVRPARTLTDKVFVRVGMSLSQLISLNEKNEELTTKVYMDLEWTDYRLSWNMSDFDDITSIRTSSDKVWLPDIYLMNNNDGNFDIALAVNVLVSHIGTVRWLPPALYRSSCSIQNCSMVFQSYAYSAAELGLLHPLGEDGREVREIVVFDNTFIDNGQWEIRHKPARRNTLPGEPQHEDLTFYLIIRRKPLFYIINVIIPCILITILAIFVFYLPPDAGEKMTLSIFALLTLTVFLLLLADKVPETSLAVPIIVKYLMFTMILVTFSVILSVVVLNLHHRSPNTHDMPFWVRQIFIHRLPRYLGLQRPKPEAVLKPPPAPRRELGVKSNRGTDEYFIRKPTCDFLFPKPSRFSQDPFSQDLRRFIDGPSECLVLPPDLKSAMDAVTYIARQLQGQEDYDTLKEDWQYVAMVVDRLFLWTFITFTSVGTLTIFLDASYNLPPAHPFP; this is translated from the exons ATGGCGTGGGCGCCCCCAGTGCTGGTGATCCTCTGGCTTCTCCCGGCAGTGG TGGCGGGCGGCTTGGAGACCGAGGAGCGTCTCCTGGAGAAGCTGTTTGAGAACTACAACCCCAACGTCCGCCCCGCCCGCACCCTCACCGACAAGGTGTTCGTCCGGGTGGGCATGTCGCTCTCCCAGCTCATCAGCCTG AACGAAAAAAACGAGGAGCTGACCACGAAGGTGTATATGGACCTG GAGTGGACGGACTATCGCCTGAGCTGGAACATGTCTGACTTCGACGACATCACGTCCATACGGACCTCGTCCGACAAAGTCTGGCTCCCGGATATCTACCTCATGAACAA taaCGATGGGAACTTCGACATCGCCTTGGCTGTGAATGTTTTGGTCTCTCACATTGGGACCGTTCGctggcttcccccagccctgtacCGCAGCAGCTGCAGCATCCAG AACTGCAGCATGGTGTTCCAGTCGTACGCCTACAGCGCCGCCGAGCTCGGCCTCCTGCACCCGCTGGGCGAGGACGGGCGCGAGGTGCGCGAGATCGTCGTCTTCGACAACACCTTCATCG ACAACGGGCAGTGGGAGATCCGGCACAAGCCGGCGCGGCGCAACACGCTACCCGGGGAGCCACAACACGAGGACCTGACCTTCTACCTCATCATCCGCCGCAAGCCGCTCTTCTACATCATCAACGTCATCATCCCCTGCATCCTCATCACCATCCTGGCCATCTTCGTCTTCTACCTGCCCCCCGACGCCG GGGAGAAGATGACCCTCTCCATCTTCGCCCTGCTCACCCTCACcgtcttcctgctgctgctggcggacAAGGTGCCGGAGACCTCGCTGGCCGTGCCCATCATCGTCAAGTACCTCATGTTCACCATGATCCTGGTGACCTTCTCCGTCATCCTCAGCGTGGTGGTGCTCAACCTGCACCACCGCTCGCCCAACACCCACGACATGCCCTTCTGGGTCCGGCAG ATTTTCATTCACCGGCTCCCACGGTACCTGGGGCTGCAGCGGCCGAAACCGGAGGCTGTCCTGAAACCGCCCCCGGCCCCCAGACGGGAACTGGGGGTCAAGAGCAACCGAGGCACGGACGAGTATTTCATCCGCAAGCCCACCTGTGACTTCCTCTTCCCCAAGCCCAGCAG GTTTTCCCAGGACCCCTTCTCGCAGGACCTGAGGCGGTTCATCGACGGGCCGAGCGAATGCCTCGTCCTGCCGCCCGACCTCAAGTCCGCCATGGACGCCGTCACCTACATCGCCCGGCAGCTGCAGGGCCAGGAGGACTACGACACG ctCAAGGAGGACTGGCAGTACGTGGCGATGGTCGTCGACCGTCTCTTCCTCTGGACGTTCATCACCTTCACCAGCGTCGGGACCCTCACCATCTTCCTCGACGCCAGCTACAACCTGCCCCCCGCGCACCCCTTCCCGTGA
- the CHRNB1 gene encoding acetylcholine receptor subunit beta isoform X1 encodes MAWAPPVLVILWLLPAVVAGGLETEERLLEKLFENYNPNVRPARTLTDKVFVRVGMSLSQLISLNEKNEELTTKVYMDLEWTDYRLSWNMSDFDDITSIRTSSDKVWLPDIYLMNNNDGNFDIALAVNVLVSHIGTVRWLPPALYRSSCSIQVTYFPFDWQNCSMVFQSYAYSAAELGLLHPLGEDGREVREIVVFDNTFIDNGQWEIRHKPARRNTLPGEPQHEDLTFYLIIRRKPLFYIINVIIPCILITILAIFVFYLPPDAGEKMTLSIFALLTLTVFLLLLADKVPETSLAVPIIVKYLMFTMILVTFSVILSVVVLNLHHRSPNTHDMPFWVRQIFIHRLPRYLGLQRPKPEAVLKPPPAPRRELGVKSNRGTDEYFIRKPTCDFLFPKPSRFSQDPFSQDLRRFIDGPSECLVLPPDLKSAMDAVTYIARQLQGQEDYDTLKEDWQYVAMVVDRLFLWTFITFTSVGTLTIFLDASYNLPPAHPFP; translated from the exons ATGGCGTGGGCGCCCCCAGTGCTGGTGATCCTCTGGCTTCTCCCGGCAGTGG TGGCGGGCGGCTTGGAGACCGAGGAGCGTCTCCTGGAGAAGCTGTTTGAGAACTACAACCCCAACGTCCGCCCCGCCCGCACCCTCACCGACAAGGTGTTCGTCCGGGTGGGCATGTCGCTCTCCCAGCTCATCAGCCTG AACGAAAAAAACGAGGAGCTGACCACGAAGGTGTATATGGACCTG GAGTGGACGGACTATCGCCTGAGCTGGAACATGTCTGACTTCGACGACATCACGTCCATACGGACCTCGTCCGACAAAGTCTGGCTCCCGGATATCTACCTCATGAACAA taaCGATGGGAACTTCGACATCGCCTTGGCTGTGAATGTTTTGGTCTCTCACATTGGGACCGTTCGctggcttcccccagccctgtacCGCAGCAGCTGCAGCATCCAG GTGACCTACTTCCCCTTCGACTGGCAGAACTGCAGCATGGTGTTCCAGTCGTACGCCTACAGCGCCGCCGAGCTCGGCCTCCTGCACCCGCTGGGCGAGGACGGGCGCGAGGTGCGCGAGATCGTCGTCTTCGACAACACCTTCATCG ACAACGGGCAGTGGGAGATCCGGCACAAGCCGGCGCGGCGCAACACGCTACCCGGGGAGCCACAACACGAGGACCTGACCTTCTACCTCATCATCCGCCGCAAGCCGCTCTTCTACATCATCAACGTCATCATCCCCTGCATCCTCATCACCATCCTGGCCATCTTCGTCTTCTACCTGCCCCCCGACGCCG GGGAGAAGATGACCCTCTCCATCTTCGCCCTGCTCACCCTCACcgtcttcctgctgctgctggcggacAAGGTGCCGGAGACCTCGCTGGCCGTGCCCATCATCGTCAAGTACCTCATGTTCACCATGATCCTGGTGACCTTCTCCGTCATCCTCAGCGTGGTGGTGCTCAACCTGCACCACCGCTCGCCCAACACCCACGACATGCCCTTCTGGGTCCGGCAG ATTTTCATTCACCGGCTCCCACGGTACCTGGGGCTGCAGCGGCCGAAACCGGAGGCTGTCCTGAAACCGCCCCCGGCCCCCAGACGGGAACTGGGGGTCAAGAGCAACCGAGGCACGGACGAGTATTTCATCCGCAAGCCCACCTGTGACTTCCTCTTCCCCAAGCCCAGCAG GTTTTCCCAGGACCCCTTCTCGCAGGACCTGAGGCGGTTCATCGACGGGCCGAGCGAATGCCTCGTCCTGCCGCCCGACCTCAAGTCCGCCATGGACGCCGTCACCTACATCGCCCGGCAGCTGCAGGGCCAGGAGGACTACGACACG ctCAAGGAGGACTGGCAGTACGTGGCGATGGTCGTCGACCGTCTCTTCCTCTGGACGTTCATCACCTTCACCAGCGTCGGGACCCTCACCATCTTCCTCGACGCCAGCTACAACCTGCCCCCCGCGCACCCCTTCCCGTGA
- the LOC120381788 gene encoding thialysine N-epsilon-acetyltransferase-like isoform X4 gives MECVLRPCKAEDCADVMRMIKELAEFEKLPDQVEISDRVLREDGFADDPFYRCLVAEVPPEHRSRDGHTVVGYGLYFFTYSTWKGRNIYMEDLYVMPEFRGKGIGKKLMSKIAEIGVENRCSQMKFVVLDWNRAAIDFYRGHGAVDLTAAEGWHFFHVEGDALKQLARGQLGQ, from the exons ATGGAGTGTGTGCTCCGGCCCTGCAAGGCTGAAGACTGCGCGGACGTCATGCGGATGATAAAG GAGCTGGCAGAGTTTGAGAAGCTCCCGGACCAGGTAGAAATCAGCGACCGAG TGCTCCGGGAAGACGGTTTCGCCGACGACCCTTTCTACAGATGCCTGGTGGCGGAGGTCCCGCCCGAGCACCGGAGTCGAGACG GACACACCGTCGTGGGGTACGGCCTCTATTTCTTCACCTACAGTACCTGGAAAGGCAGGAACATCTACATGGAAGACTTGTACGTCATGCCTGAGTTCAGAG GTAAAGGGATTGGCAAGAAGCTTATGAGTAAAATTGCAGAG ATCGGCGTGGAGAACAGATGCTCCCAGATGAAGTTTGTGGTGCTGGACTGGAATCGAGCGGCCATCGACTTCTACCGGGGCCACGGGGCGGTGGACCTCACGGCCGCGGAGGGCTGGCACTTCTTCCACGTCGAAGGAGATGCCCTGAAGCAGCTAGCGCGGGGGCAGCTGGGACAGTGA